In Castor canadensis chromosome 11, mCasCan1.hap1v2, whole genome shotgun sequence, a single genomic region encodes these proteins:
- the Myo1c gene encoding unconventional myosin-Ic isoform X3, with the protein MRYRASALGSDGVRVTMESALTARDRVGVQDFVLLENFTSEAAFIENLRRRFRENLIYTYIGPVLVSVNPYRDLQIYSRQHMERYRGVSFYEVPPHLFAVADTAYRALRTERRDQAVMISGESGAGKTEATKRLLQFYAETCPAPERGGAVRDRLLQSNPVLEAFGNAKTLRNDNSSRFGKYMDVQFDFKGAPVGGHILSYLLEKSRVVHQNHGERNFHVFYQLLEGGEEETLRRLGLERNPQSYLYLVKGQCAKVSSINDKSDWKVVRKALTVIDFTEDEVEDLLSIVASVLHLGNIHFAADEESNAQVTTENQLKYLTRLLGVEGSTLREALTHRKIIAKGEELLSPLNLEQAAYARDALAKAVYSRTFTWLVRKINRSLASKDAESPSWRSTTVLGLLDIYGFEVFQHNSFEQFCINYCNEKLQQLFIELTLKSEQEEYEAEGIAWEPVQYFDNKIICDLVEEKFKGVISILDEECLRPGEATDLTFLEKLEDTVKLHPHFLTHKLADQRTRKSLGRGEFRLLHYAGEVTYSVTGFLDKNNDLLFRNLKETMCSSKNPIMSQCFDRSELSDKKRPETVATQFKMSLLQLVEILKSKEPAYIRCIKPNDAKQPGRFDEVLIRHQVKYLGLMENLRVRRAGFAYRRKYEAFLQRYKSLCPETWPTWAGRPQDGVAVLVRHLGYKPEEYKMGRTKIFIRFPKTLFATEDALEVRRQSLATKIQAAWRGFHWRQKFLRVKQSAICIQSWWRGTLGRRKAAKRKQAAQTIRRLIHGFILRHAPRCPENAFFLDHVRTSFLLNLRRQLPQNVLDTSWPTPPPALREASELLRELCMKNMVWKYCRSISPEWKQQLQQKAVASEIFKGKKDNYPQSVPRLFISTRLGTDEISPKVLQALGSEPIQYAVPVVKYDRKGYKPRSRQLLLTPNAVVIVEDAKVKQRIDYANLTGISVSSLSDSLFVLHVQREDNKQKGDVVLQSDHVIETLTKTALSADRVNNININQGSITFAGGPGRDGIIDFTPGSELLITKAKNGHLAVVAPRLNSR; encoded by the exons ATGCGCTACCGGGCGTCG GCCCTGGGCAGTGACGGGGTGCGGGTGACCATGGAGAGCGCCCTGACTGCCCGTGACCGGGTGGGGGTGCAGGATTTCGTGCTGCTGGAAAACTTCACCAGTGAGGCCGCCTTCATCGAGAATCTGCGGCGGCGCTTCCGGGAGAACCTCATTTAT ACGTACATCGGCCCTGTCCTGGTCTCTGTCAACCCCTACCGGGACCTACAGATTTACAGCCGACAGCATATGGAGCGCTACCGTGGTGTCAGCTTCTACGAAGTGCCTCCCCACCT GTTTGCAGTAGCTGACACTGCATACCGAGCACTGCGCACAGAACGCCGAGACCAGGCAGTGATGATCTCTGGGGAGAGTGGGGCAGGCAAGACAGAGGCCACCAAGAGACTGCTGCAGTTCTATGCAGAGACCTGCCCAGCACCAGAGCGGGGTGGTGCTGTGCGGGACCGGCTGCTGCAGAGTAACCCTGTGCTGGAG GCCTTTGGCAATGCCAAGACTCTCCGGAATGATAACTCCAGCCGATTTGGGAAGTACATGGATGTGCAGTTTGATTTCAAG GGTGCCCCTGTGGGTGGCCACATCCTCAGTTACCTTCTGGAGAAGTCCCGAGTGGTGCACCAGAATCATGGGGAGCGGAACTTCCATGTCTTCTACCAGCTGCTGGAAGGGGGCGAGGAGGAGACGCTGCGCAGGCTGGGCTTGGAACGGAACCCCCAGAGCTACCTGTACCTGGTGAAG GGCCAGTGTGCCAAGGTCTCTTCCATCAATGACAAGAGTGACTGGAAGGTTGTCAGGAAGGCACTGACAGTCATTGACTTCACTGAGGATGAAGTGGAG GACCTGCTGAGCATCGTGGCCAGCGTCCTGCATTTGGGCAACATCCACTTTGCTGCTGATGAGGAGAGCAATGCCCAGGTCACCACCGAGAACCAGCTCAAGTATCTGACTAGG CTCCTTGGTGTGGAAGGCTCTACCTTGCGGGAAGCCCTGACACATAGGAAGATCATTGCCAAAGGAGAAGAG CTCCTTAGCCCACTGAACCTGGAACAGGCCGCATATGCACGGGACGCTCTTGCCAAGGCTGTGTACAGTCGCACTTTCACCTGGCTAGTCAGGAAGATCAATAGGTCACTGGCTTCCAAG GATGCTGAGAGCCCCAGCTGGAGAAGCACCACAGTTCTTGGACTCCTGGACATTTATGGCTTTGAAGTGTTCCAGCATAACAG CTTCGAGCAGTTCTGCATCAACTACTGCAATGAGAAGCTTCAGCAGCTCTTCATCGAGCTGACACTAAAGTCGGAACAGGAGGAGTATGAGGCAGAAGGCATTGCG TGGGAGCCCGTCCAGTATTTCGACAATAAGATCATCTGTGACCTTGTGGAGGAGAAGTTCAAGGGTGTCATCTCCATCCTG GATGAGGAGTGTCTGCGTCCTGGGGAGGCCACTGACCTGACCTTCCTAGAGAAGCTAGAGGACACTGTCAAGCTTCATCCTCACTTCCTGAC GCACAAGCTGGCTGACCAGCGGACCAGGAAATCTCTGGGCCGTGGGGAGTTCCGCCTTCTGCACTATGCCGGGGAGGTGACCTACAGTGTAACTG GGTTTCTGGATAAAAACAATGACCTTCTCTTCCGGAACCTGAAGGAg ACCATGTGCAGCTCGAAGAATCCCATTATGAGCCAGTGCTTTGACCGGAGCGAGCTCAGTGACAAGAAGCGGCCAGAAACG GTGGCCACCCAGTTCAAGATGAGCCTTCTGCAGCTAGTGGAGATCCTGAAGTCTAAGGAGCCCGCCTACATCCGCTGCATCAAGCCTAATGATGCCAAACAGCCTG GCCGTTTTGATGAGGTGTTGATCCGGCACCAGGTGAAGTACCTGGGGCTGATGGAGAACCTGCGTGTGCGTAGAGCTGGCTTCGCCTATCGTCGAAAATACGAGGCTTTCCTGCAGAG GTACAAGTCACTGTGCCCAGAGACGTGGCCCACATGGGCAGGACGGCCCCAGGATGGGGTGGCTGTGCTGGTCAGACACCTTGGCTACAAGCCTGAAGAGTACAAGATGGGCAG GACCAAGATCTTCATCCGCTTCCCCAAGACCCTGTTTGCCACAGAGGATGCCTTGGAGGTCCGGCGGCAGAGCCTGG CCACAAAGATCCAGGCTGCCTGGAGAGGCTTTCACTGGCGGCAGAAATTTCTTCGGGTGAAGCAATCAG CCATTTGTATTCAGTCATGGTGGCGTGGAACACTGGGTCGGAGGAAGGCAGCCAAGAGGAAGCAGGCAGCACAGACCATCCGACG GCTCATCCATGGCTTCATTCTGCGCCATGCACCCCGTTGCCCTGAGAATGCCTTCTTCCTGGATCATGTGCGCACCTCATTTTTGCTTAATCTGCGGCGGCAGCTGCCCCAGAATGTCCTGGACACCTCCTGGCCCACGCCCCCACCTGCCCTGCGAGAG GCCTCAGAGCTTCTACGGGAGTTGTGCATGAAGAACATGGTGTGGAAGTACTGCCGGAGCATCAGCCCTGAGTGGAAGCAGCAG CTGCAGCAAAAGGCTGTGGCTAGTGAGATCTTTAAGGGCAAGAAGGATAATTACCCCCAGAGCGTCCCCAGACTTTTCATCAGCACGCGGCTTG GCACAGACGAGATCAGCCCCAAAGTGCTGCAGGCACTAGGCTCTGAGCCCATCCAG TATGCCGTGCCAGTGGTGAAATATGACCGCAAAGGCTATAAGCCTCGTTCCCGGCAGCTACTGCTTACACCGAATGCCGTGGTCATTGTGGAGGACGCTAAAGTCAAGCAGAGGATTGATTACGCCAACCTGACAG GAATCTCTGTCAGCAGCCTGAGTGACAGCCTGTTTGTGCTTCATGTGCAGCGTGAGGACAATAAGCAGAAG GGAGATGTGGTGCTGCAGAGTGACCACGTGATTGAGACACTGACCAAGACTGCCCTCAGCGCCGATCGAGTGAACAATATCAACATCAACCAGGGCAG CATTACATTTGCAGGGGGTCCTGGCAGGGATGGCATCATCGACTTTACACCTGGCTCAGAGCTGCTTATAACCAAAGCCAAGAATGGGCACCTGGCTGTG GTGGCCCCACGGCTGAATTCTCGGTGA
- the Myo1c gene encoding unconventional myosin-Ic isoform X2 translates to MALFPNPLVLGAAALGSDGVRVTMESALTARDRVGVQDFVLLENFTSEAAFIENLRRRFRENLIYTYIGPVLVSVNPYRDLQIYSRQHMERYRGVSFYEVPPHLFAVADTAYRALRTERRDQAVMISGESGAGKTEATKRLLQFYAETCPAPERGGAVRDRLLQSNPVLEAFGNAKTLRNDNSSRFGKYMDVQFDFKGAPVGGHILSYLLEKSRVVHQNHGERNFHVFYQLLEGGEEETLRRLGLERNPQSYLYLVKGQCAKVSSINDKSDWKVVRKALTVIDFTEDEVEDLLSIVASVLHLGNIHFAADEESNAQVTTENQLKYLTRLLGVEGSTLREALTHRKIIAKGEELLSPLNLEQAAYARDALAKAVYSRTFTWLVRKINRSLASKDAESPSWRSTTVLGLLDIYGFEVFQHNSFEQFCINYCNEKLQQLFIELTLKSEQEEYEAEGIAWEPVQYFDNKIICDLVEEKFKGVISILDEECLRPGEATDLTFLEKLEDTVKLHPHFLTHKLADQRTRKSLGRGEFRLLHYAGEVTYSVTGFLDKNNDLLFRNLKETMCSSKNPIMSQCFDRSELSDKKRPETVATQFKMSLLQLVEILKSKEPAYIRCIKPNDAKQPGRFDEVLIRHQVKYLGLMENLRVRRAGFAYRRKYEAFLQRYKSLCPETWPTWAGRPQDGVAVLVRHLGYKPEEYKMGRTKIFIRFPKTLFATEDALEVRRQSLATKIQAAWRGFHWRQKFLRVKQSAICIQSWWRGTLGRRKAAKRKQAAQTIRRLIHGFILRHAPRCPENAFFLDHVRTSFLLNLRRQLPQNVLDTSWPTPPPALREASELLRELCMKNMVWKYCRSISPEWKQQLQQKAVASEIFKGKKDNYPQSVPRLFISTRLGTDEISPKVLQALGSEPIQYAVPVVKYDRKGYKPRSRQLLLTPNAVVIVEDAKVKQRIDYANLTGISVSSLSDSLFVLHVQREDNKQKGDVVLQSDHVIETLTKTALSADRVNNININQGSITFAGGPGRDGIIDFTPGSELLITKAKNGHLAVVAPRLNSR, encoded by the exons ATGGCCTTGTTCCCAAATCCACTGGTCCTGGGTGctgct GCCCTGGGCAGTGACGGGGTGCGGGTGACCATGGAGAGCGCCCTGACTGCCCGTGACCGGGTGGGGGTGCAGGATTTCGTGCTGCTGGAAAACTTCACCAGTGAGGCCGCCTTCATCGAGAATCTGCGGCGGCGCTTCCGGGAGAACCTCATTTAT ACGTACATCGGCCCTGTCCTGGTCTCTGTCAACCCCTACCGGGACCTACAGATTTACAGCCGACAGCATATGGAGCGCTACCGTGGTGTCAGCTTCTACGAAGTGCCTCCCCACCT GTTTGCAGTAGCTGACACTGCATACCGAGCACTGCGCACAGAACGCCGAGACCAGGCAGTGATGATCTCTGGGGAGAGTGGGGCAGGCAAGACAGAGGCCACCAAGAGACTGCTGCAGTTCTATGCAGAGACCTGCCCAGCACCAGAGCGGGGTGGTGCTGTGCGGGACCGGCTGCTGCAGAGTAACCCTGTGCTGGAG GCCTTTGGCAATGCCAAGACTCTCCGGAATGATAACTCCAGCCGATTTGGGAAGTACATGGATGTGCAGTTTGATTTCAAG GGTGCCCCTGTGGGTGGCCACATCCTCAGTTACCTTCTGGAGAAGTCCCGAGTGGTGCACCAGAATCATGGGGAGCGGAACTTCCATGTCTTCTACCAGCTGCTGGAAGGGGGCGAGGAGGAGACGCTGCGCAGGCTGGGCTTGGAACGGAACCCCCAGAGCTACCTGTACCTGGTGAAG GGCCAGTGTGCCAAGGTCTCTTCCATCAATGACAAGAGTGACTGGAAGGTTGTCAGGAAGGCACTGACAGTCATTGACTTCACTGAGGATGAAGTGGAG GACCTGCTGAGCATCGTGGCCAGCGTCCTGCATTTGGGCAACATCCACTTTGCTGCTGATGAGGAGAGCAATGCCCAGGTCACCACCGAGAACCAGCTCAAGTATCTGACTAGG CTCCTTGGTGTGGAAGGCTCTACCTTGCGGGAAGCCCTGACACATAGGAAGATCATTGCCAAAGGAGAAGAG CTCCTTAGCCCACTGAACCTGGAACAGGCCGCATATGCACGGGACGCTCTTGCCAAGGCTGTGTACAGTCGCACTTTCACCTGGCTAGTCAGGAAGATCAATAGGTCACTGGCTTCCAAG GATGCTGAGAGCCCCAGCTGGAGAAGCACCACAGTTCTTGGACTCCTGGACATTTATGGCTTTGAAGTGTTCCAGCATAACAG CTTCGAGCAGTTCTGCATCAACTACTGCAATGAGAAGCTTCAGCAGCTCTTCATCGAGCTGACACTAAAGTCGGAACAGGAGGAGTATGAGGCAGAAGGCATTGCG TGGGAGCCCGTCCAGTATTTCGACAATAAGATCATCTGTGACCTTGTGGAGGAGAAGTTCAAGGGTGTCATCTCCATCCTG GATGAGGAGTGTCTGCGTCCTGGGGAGGCCACTGACCTGACCTTCCTAGAGAAGCTAGAGGACACTGTCAAGCTTCATCCTCACTTCCTGAC GCACAAGCTGGCTGACCAGCGGACCAGGAAATCTCTGGGCCGTGGGGAGTTCCGCCTTCTGCACTATGCCGGGGAGGTGACCTACAGTGTAACTG GGTTTCTGGATAAAAACAATGACCTTCTCTTCCGGAACCTGAAGGAg ACCATGTGCAGCTCGAAGAATCCCATTATGAGCCAGTGCTTTGACCGGAGCGAGCTCAGTGACAAGAAGCGGCCAGAAACG GTGGCCACCCAGTTCAAGATGAGCCTTCTGCAGCTAGTGGAGATCCTGAAGTCTAAGGAGCCCGCCTACATCCGCTGCATCAAGCCTAATGATGCCAAACAGCCTG GCCGTTTTGATGAGGTGTTGATCCGGCACCAGGTGAAGTACCTGGGGCTGATGGAGAACCTGCGTGTGCGTAGAGCTGGCTTCGCCTATCGTCGAAAATACGAGGCTTTCCTGCAGAG GTACAAGTCACTGTGCCCAGAGACGTGGCCCACATGGGCAGGACGGCCCCAGGATGGGGTGGCTGTGCTGGTCAGACACCTTGGCTACAAGCCTGAAGAGTACAAGATGGGCAG GACCAAGATCTTCATCCGCTTCCCCAAGACCCTGTTTGCCACAGAGGATGCCTTGGAGGTCCGGCGGCAGAGCCTGG CCACAAAGATCCAGGCTGCCTGGAGAGGCTTTCACTGGCGGCAGAAATTTCTTCGGGTGAAGCAATCAG CCATTTGTATTCAGTCATGGTGGCGTGGAACACTGGGTCGGAGGAAGGCAGCCAAGAGGAAGCAGGCAGCACAGACCATCCGACG GCTCATCCATGGCTTCATTCTGCGCCATGCACCCCGTTGCCCTGAGAATGCCTTCTTCCTGGATCATGTGCGCACCTCATTTTTGCTTAATCTGCGGCGGCAGCTGCCCCAGAATGTCCTGGACACCTCCTGGCCCACGCCCCCACCTGCCCTGCGAGAG GCCTCAGAGCTTCTACGGGAGTTGTGCATGAAGAACATGGTGTGGAAGTACTGCCGGAGCATCAGCCCTGAGTGGAAGCAGCAG CTGCAGCAAAAGGCTGTGGCTAGTGAGATCTTTAAGGGCAAGAAGGATAATTACCCCCAGAGCGTCCCCAGACTTTTCATCAGCACGCGGCTTG GCACAGACGAGATCAGCCCCAAAGTGCTGCAGGCACTAGGCTCTGAGCCCATCCAG TATGCCGTGCCAGTGGTGAAATATGACCGCAAAGGCTATAAGCCTCGTTCCCGGCAGCTACTGCTTACACCGAATGCCGTGGTCATTGTGGAGGACGCTAAAGTCAAGCAGAGGATTGATTACGCCAACCTGACAG GAATCTCTGTCAGCAGCCTGAGTGACAGCCTGTTTGTGCTTCATGTGCAGCGTGAGGACAATAAGCAGAAG GGAGATGTGGTGCTGCAGAGTGACCACGTGATTGAGACACTGACCAAGACTGCCCTCAGCGCCGATCGAGTGAACAATATCAACATCAACCAGGGCAG CATTACATTTGCAGGGGGTCCTGGCAGGGATGGCATCATCGACTTTACACCTGGCTCAGAGCTGCTTATAACCAAAGCCAAGAATGGGCACCTGGCTGTG GTGGCCCCACGGCTGAATTCTCGGTGA
- the Myo1c gene encoding unconventional myosin-Ic isoform X1, with protein sequence MALQVELIPTGEIIRVVHPYRPCKLALGSDGVRVTMESALTARDRVGVQDFVLLENFTSEAAFIENLRRRFRENLIYTYIGPVLVSVNPYRDLQIYSRQHMERYRGVSFYEVPPHLFAVADTAYRALRTERRDQAVMISGESGAGKTEATKRLLQFYAETCPAPERGGAVRDRLLQSNPVLEAFGNAKTLRNDNSSRFGKYMDVQFDFKGAPVGGHILSYLLEKSRVVHQNHGERNFHVFYQLLEGGEEETLRRLGLERNPQSYLYLVKGQCAKVSSINDKSDWKVVRKALTVIDFTEDEVEDLLSIVASVLHLGNIHFAADEESNAQVTTENQLKYLTRLLGVEGSTLREALTHRKIIAKGEELLSPLNLEQAAYARDALAKAVYSRTFTWLVRKINRSLASKDAESPSWRSTTVLGLLDIYGFEVFQHNSFEQFCINYCNEKLQQLFIELTLKSEQEEYEAEGIAWEPVQYFDNKIICDLVEEKFKGVISILDEECLRPGEATDLTFLEKLEDTVKLHPHFLTHKLADQRTRKSLGRGEFRLLHYAGEVTYSVTGFLDKNNDLLFRNLKETMCSSKNPIMSQCFDRSELSDKKRPETVATQFKMSLLQLVEILKSKEPAYIRCIKPNDAKQPGRFDEVLIRHQVKYLGLMENLRVRRAGFAYRRKYEAFLQRYKSLCPETWPTWAGRPQDGVAVLVRHLGYKPEEYKMGRTKIFIRFPKTLFATEDALEVRRQSLATKIQAAWRGFHWRQKFLRVKQSAICIQSWWRGTLGRRKAAKRKQAAQTIRRLIHGFILRHAPRCPENAFFLDHVRTSFLLNLRRQLPQNVLDTSWPTPPPALREASELLRELCMKNMVWKYCRSISPEWKQQLQQKAVASEIFKGKKDNYPQSVPRLFISTRLGTDEISPKVLQALGSEPIQYAVPVVKYDRKGYKPRSRQLLLTPNAVVIVEDAKVKQRIDYANLTGISVSSLSDSLFVLHVQREDNKQKGDVVLQSDHVIETLTKTALSADRVNNININQGSITFAGGPGRDGIIDFTPGSELLITKAKNGHLAVVAPRLNSR encoded by the exons GCCCTGGGCAGTGACGGGGTGCGGGTGACCATGGAGAGCGCCCTGACTGCCCGTGACCGGGTGGGGGTGCAGGATTTCGTGCTGCTGGAAAACTTCACCAGTGAGGCCGCCTTCATCGAGAATCTGCGGCGGCGCTTCCGGGAGAACCTCATTTAT ACGTACATCGGCCCTGTCCTGGTCTCTGTCAACCCCTACCGGGACCTACAGATTTACAGCCGACAGCATATGGAGCGCTACCGTGGTGTCAGCTTCTACGAAGTGCCTCCCCACCT GTTTGCAGTAGCTGACACTGCATACCGAGCACTGCGCACAGAACGCCGAGACCAGGCAGTGATGATCTCTGGGGAGAGTGGGGCAGGCAAGACAGAGGCCACCAAGAGACTGCTGCAGTTCTATGCAGAGACCTGCCCAGCACCAGAGCGGGGTGGTGCTGTGCGGGACCGGCTGCTGCAGAGTAACCCTGTGCTGGAG GCCTTTGGCAATGCCAAGACTCTCCGGAATGATAACTCCAGCCGATTTGGGAAGTACATGGATGTGCAGTTTGATTTCAAG GGTGCCCCTGTGGGTGGCCACATCCTCAGTTACCTTCTGGAGAAGTCCCGAGTGGTGCACCAGAATCATGGGGAGCGGAACTTCCATGTCTTCTACCAGCTGCTGGAAGGGGGCGAGGAGGAGACGCTGCGCAGGCTGGGCTTGGAACGGAACCCCCAGAGCTACCTGTACCTGGTGAAG GGCCAGTGTGCCAAGGTCTCTTCCATCAATGACAAGAGTGACTGGAAGGTTGTCAGGAAGGCACTGACAGTCATTGACTTCACTGAGGATGAAGTGGAG GACCTGCTGAGCATCGTGGCCAGCGTCCTGCATTTGGGCAACATCCACTTTGCTGCTGATGAGGAGAGCAATGCCCAGGTCACCACCGAGAACCAGCTCAAGTATCTGACTAGG CTCCTTGGTGTGGAAGGCTCTACCTTGCGGGAAGCCCTGACACATAGGAAGATCATTGCCAAAGGAGAAGAG CTCCTTAGCCCACTGAACCTGGAACAGGCCGCATATGCACGGGACGCTCTTGCCAAGGCTGTGTACAGTCGCACTTTCACCTGGCTAGTCAGGAAGATCAATAGGTCACTGGCTTCCAAG GATGCTGAGAGCCCCAGCTGGAGAAGCACCACAGTTCTTGGACTCCTGGACATTTATGGCTTTGAAGTGTTCCAGCATAACAG CTTCGAGCAGTTCTGCATCAACTACTGCAATGAGAAGCTTCAGCAGCTCTTCATCGAGCTGACACTAAAGTCGGAACAGGAGGAGTATGAGGCAGAAGGCATTGCG TGGGAGCCCGTCCAGTATTTCGACAATAAGATCATCTGTGACCTTGTGGAGGAGAAGTTCAAGGGTGTCATCTCCATCCTG GATGAGGAGTGTCTGCGTCCTGGGGAGGCCACTGACCTGACCTTCCTAGAGAAGCTAGAGGACACTGTCAAGCTTCATCCTCACTTCCTGAC GCACAAGCTGGCTGACCAGCGGACCAGGAAATCTCTGGGCCGTGGGGAGTTCCGCCTTCTGCACTATGCCGGGGAGGTGACCTACAGTGTAACTG GGTTTCTGGATAAAAACAATGACCTTCTCTTCCGGAACCTGAAGGAg ACCATGTGCAGCTCGAAGAATCCCATTATGAGCCAGTGCTTTGACCGGAGCGAGCTCAGTGACAAGAAGCGGCCAGAAACG GTGGCCACCCAGTTCAAGATGAGCCTTCTGCAGCTAGTGGAGATCCTGAAGTCTAAGGAGCCCGCCTACATCCGCTGCATCAAGCCTAATGATGCCAAACAGCCTG GCCGTTTTGATGAGGTGTTGATCCGGCACCAGGTGAAGTACCTGGGGCTGATGGAGAACCTGCGTGTGCGTAGAGCTGGCTTCGCCTATCGTCGAAAATACGAGGCTTTCCTGCAGAG GTACAAGTCACTGTGCCCAGAGACGTGGCCCACATGGGCAGGACGGCCCCAGGATGGGGTGGCTGTGCTGGTCAGACACCTTGGCTACAAGCCTGAAGAGTACAAGATGGGCAG GACCAAGATCTTCATCCGCTTCCCCAAGACCCTGTTTGCCACAGAGGATGCCTTGGAGGTCCGGCGGCAGAGCCTGG CCACAAAGATCCAGGCTGCCTGGAGAGGCTTTCACTGGCGGCAGAAATTTCTTCGGGTGAAGCAATCAG CCATTTGTATTCAGTCATGGTGGCGTGGAACACTGGGTCGGAGGAAGGCAGCCAAGAGGAAGCAGGCAGCACAGACCATCCGACG GCTCATCCATGGCTTCATTCTGCGCCATGCACCCCGTTGCCCTGAGAATGCCTTCTTCCTGGATCATGTGCGCACCTCATTTTTGCTTAATCTGCGGCGGCAGCTGCCCCAGAATGTCCTGGACACCTCCTGGCCCACGCCCCCACCTGCCCTGCGAGAG GCCTCAGAGCTTCTACGGGAGTTGTGCATGAAGAACATGGTGTGGAAGTACTGCCGGAGCATCAGCCCTGAGTGGAAGCAGCAG CTGCAGCAAAAGGCTGTGGCTAGTGAGATCTTTAAGGGCAAGAAGGATAATTACCCCCAGAGCGTCCCCAGACTTTTCATCAGCACGCGGCTTG GCACAGACGAGATCAGCCCCAAAGTGCTGCAGGCACTAGGCTCTGAGCCCATCCAG TATGCCGTGCCAGTGGTGAAATATGACCGCAAAGGCTATAAGCCTCGTTCCCGGCAGCTACTGCTTACACCGAATGCCGTGGTCATTGTGGAGGACGCTAAAGTCAAGCAGAGGATTGATTACGCCAACCTGACAG GAATCTCTGTCAGCAGCCTGAGTGACAGCCTGTTTGTGCTTCATGTGCAGCGTGAGGACAATAAGCAGAAG GGAGATGTGGTGCTGCAGAGTGACCACGTGATTGAGACACTGACCAAGACTGCCCTCAGCGCCGATCGAGTGAACAATATCAACATCAACCAGGGCAG CATTACATTTGCAGGGGGTCCTGGCAGGGATGGCATCATCGACTTTACACCTGGCTCAGAGCTGCTTATAACCAAAGCCAAGAATGGGCACCTGGCTGTG GTGGCCCCACGGCTGAATTCTCGGTGA